In the Alteromonas sp. M12 genome, one interval contains:
- a CDS encoding multifunctional CCA addition/repair protein, which yields MNCFLVGGAVRDKLLDRKVSDRDWVVVGETVDSMLAAGYEQVGSDFPVFLHPKTKEEYALARTERKSGKGYTGFEVNSESSVTLEEDLKRRDLTINAMALDKNQQLIDPFNGQNDLHNRLLRHVSPAFVEDPLRVLRVARFAARYHQYGFEIAPETASLMKQMVDQGELDHLVPERVWKETSRALLEKDPDIFFEVLRACGALKVWFSELDVLWGIPNPVQWHPEVDTGIHTMMVIQQAAKLSDNLAIRYAALVHDLGKGLTDPAQWPSHREHEELGVAPIRALSERLKVPNECKELAIMTSEYHTHIHRALELRPATILKVLNHCDAWRKPERFNNLLTTCIADAKGRTGLENRDYPQAEFIWNAYQAAMKVEVKSIIEAGATGKNIKLRLDEKRINAIREFKQAYQPD from the coding sequence ATGAATTGTTTTTTAGTAGGTGGCGCTGTACGCGATAAATTACTCGACCGCAAAGTAAGCGACCGAGATTGGGTAGTAGTGGGAGAAACAGTAGATTCAATGTTAGCGGCTGGATATGAGCAGGTCGGCAGTGATTTCCCAGTATTTTTGCATCCCAAAACCAAAGAAGAATATGCCTTAGCGCGTACTGAACGAAAAAGCGGGAAAGGCTATACAGGCTTTGAAGTAAACAGTGAAAGTAGCGTTACCCTTGAAGAAGATCTAAAACGCAGAGACTTAACCATCAATGCCATGGCGTTAGATAAAAATCAGCAATTGATCGACCCCTTTAATGGTCAAAATGATTTGCATAACCGCCTGTTACGACATGTGTCACCTGCTTTTGTTGAAGATCCGTTACGCGTACTACGCGTTGCTAGATTCGCCGCACGTTATCATCAATACGGCTTTGAAATTGCGCCTGAAACGGCATCCTTGATGAAGCAAATGGTGGATCAAGGTGAGTTAGATCATTTGGTACCTGAACGGGTCTGGAAAGAAACTTCTCGAGCTTTATTGGAAAAAGACCCTGACATTTTTTTTGAAGTTCTCAGAGCATGCGGTGCCCTTAAAGTATGGTTTTCTGAATTGGATGTTTTGTGGGGAATTCCAAACCCAGTGCAATGGCACCCAGAAGTAGATACCGGTATTCATACGATGATGGTGATTCAACAAGCGGCTAAACTTAGTGATAATTTGGCGATCCGCTACGCGGCTTTAGTTCATGACCTTGGTAAAGGTCTCACCGATCCGGCTCAGTGGCCCTCGCACCGAGAACATGAAGAGTTAGGTGTCGCACCAATACGCGCATTAAGTGAACGTTTGAAAGTACCAAATGAATGTAAAGAATTAGCGATTATGACCAGTGAGTATCACACTCACATTCATCGTGCATTGGAGCTTCGACCTGCCACTATATTAAAAGTATTAAACCATTGTGATGCTTGGCGTAAGCCGGAGCGTTTCAACAATTTACTGACAACATGTATTGCCGATGCAAAGGGACGTACCGGGCTTGAAAACAGAGATTACCCACAGGCTGAATTCATCTGGAATGCTTATCAAGCGGCGATGAAAGTTGAAGTAAAATCGATTATAGAGGCCGGCGCAACCGGTAAAAACATTAAATTACGGCTAGATGAGAAGCGAATAAACGCAATTCGCGAGTTTAAACAAGCATATCAGCCGGATTAG
- the leuA gene encoding 2-isopropylmalate synthase, with the protein MSNQVKIFDTTLRDGEQALPASLTVKEKLQIAFAIERLGVDIIEAGFPVSSPGDFASVQSIAREIKNATVCGLSRALEKDIDACGEALKVADQFRIHTFIATSDIHVGAKLKKSQHEIVEMAVHAIKHARRYTDDVEFSCEDAGRTHIDYLCRMVEAAITAGATTVNIPDTVGYTMPTEFGGIIKNLFNRVPNIDKATISVHCHNDLGLAVANSLAAVENGARQVEATINGIGERAGNCSLEEIAMILQTRQAMLGLQTNINSHEISRTSKLVSQLCNMPVQANKAIVGTNAFSHSSGIHQDGVLKAQNTYEIMTPESVGINKNNLNLTSRSGRHVIKHRLTELGYKESDYDLEAIYAAFLKLADKKGQVFDYDLEALLFFDQQKQEQAHFELLYLQANSGREIIPSATVKMRIGEIEITESAVGNGPVDAAFNAITKAIGHSRVDVVDFKLDSKGEGADALAQVSLIAEYNGRRFNGIGLATDIVESGVKALIYVLNNTHLADQIDQQKKQQIKIAGV; encoded by the coding sequence ATGTCTAATCAAGTGAAAATATTTGATACAACCTTGCGTGATGGCGAACAAGCGCTGCCAGCAAGTCTCACTGTTAAAGAAAAACTGCAAATAGCATTTGCTATTGAAAGATTAGGCGTAGACATTATAGAAGCAGGATTTCCAGTTTCGTCACCGGGTGATTTCGCTTCTGTACAAAGTATTGCAAGAGAAATCAAAAACGCCACTGTATGCGGTTTATCTAGAGCCCTAGAAAAAGATATTGATGCCTGCGGTGAAGCGTTAAAGGTCGCAGATCAATTTCGTATCCATACTTTTATTGCCACCTCAGATATTCATGTGGGCGCAAAGCTTAAAAAATCCCAACATGAAATTGTTGAAATGGCAGTGCATGCAATAAAACATGCGCGCCGCTATACCGATGACGTGGAATTTTCCTGTGAAGATGCTGGTCGTACGCATATCGATTATTTGTGTCGTATGGTTGAAGCTGCCATAACCGCTGGCGCAACAACAGTGAATATCCCTGATACTGTGGGTTACACGATGCCAACAGAATTTGGCGGCATCATCAAAAACCTATTTAACCGCGTTCCAAACATCGACAAAGCAACAATTTCTGTACACTGTCACAATGATTTAGGTTTGGCTGTTGCCAACTCATTGGCGGCGGTTGAAAACGGCGCTCGACAAGTTGAAGCAACAATTAATGGTATTGGTGAGCGAGCTGGTAACTGCTCTTTAGAAGAAATTGCAATGATTTTGCAAACCCGTCAAGCCATGTTGGGATTACAAACCAACATCAACTCCCACGAAATTTCACGTACCTCTAAATTAGTAAGTCAGCTGTGTAATATGCCAGTTCAGGCCAATAAAGCCATTGTCGGTACTAATGCGTTTAGTCACTCTTCCGGTATTCACCAAGATGGCGTATTGAAAGCGCAAAATACCTACGAAATCATGACACCGGAAAGCGTGGGCATAAACAAAAACAACTTGAATCTTACATCACGTTCAGGTCGCCACGTTATTAAACATCGATTAACCGAATTAGGTTACAAAGAGAGTGATTACGATTTAGAAGCAATCTACGCTGCATTTTTGAAATTGGCCGACAAAAAAGGTCAGGTGTTTGATTACGATTTAGAAGCACTGTTGTTTTTTGATCAACAAAAACAAGAGCAAGCTCATTTCGAATTGCTTTATTTACAGGCAAACTCGGGGCGAGAAATCATTCCTAGTGCCACCGTCAAAATGCGTATCGGTGAAATTGAAATCACTGAGTCAGCGGTTGGTAATGGCCCTGTAGACGCAGCATTTAACGCCATTACGAAAGCCATTGGGCACAGCCGCGTAGATGTGGTTGACTTCAAACTCGACTCTAAAGGTGAAGGCGCCGATGCATTAGCTCAAGTAAGCTTGATTGCTGAATATAATGGCCGCCGCTTTAACGGTATTGGCCTAGCCACTGACATCGTAGAGTCCGGTGTAAAGGCACTGATTTACGTGTTAAACAATACACATTTAGCCGACCAAATTGATCAACAGAAGAAACAACAAATAAAAATTGCAGGGGTTTAA
- a CDS encoding HD domain-containing phosphohydrolase, with translation MLEAIKIEDLKPGMFVNDVIEQNGKLRIKTKGLVKSVKSIDILKSKGVTKVEIDISRSNLPPPPVNPEPKESTTQENTAPVSPKKTSFSDSEQLEAATKLYDEALTIQSRFFKRLAANDTPSLSDVKDLSANIIESVFNMPNGLSCLTLLNKSGKYLLEHSLNCSILLTMFAKYRDMGRQAIEELSLAGLLMDVGMTNMPKDITQSAGKLTPQQKEIITTHVDIGLDLVDRCGDVAASVQDIIFNHHERIDGSGYPDAQTDHDVSEYARMAGIVDSYDAMINDRPFRKAVTPSRALVKLLSDESYDQVLVAQFIKCLGVHPVGSLVKLDNDRLAIIMRGNKETPMKPIVAAFYNLKTASYSEVKKLDLSQVNVKIISAVRPEEFGLNLTKFLKEILITAL, from the coding sequence ATGCTTGAAGCGATCAAAATCGAAGATTTAAAGCCAGGCATGTTTGTTAATGATGTTATCGAACAAAACGGCAAACTTAGAATAAAAACCAAAGGCCTTGTTAAATCAGTCAAATCAATTGATATCTTAAAGTCCAAAGGTGTAACCAAAGTCGAAATTGATATTTCGCGCAGCAACCTTCCTCCTCCACCGGTAAATCCGGAACCCAAAGAAAGCACAACACAAGAAAATACTGCCCCTGTAAGTCCTAAGAAGACATCTTTTAGCGATAGTGAACAACTTGAAGCTGCGACTAAACTATATGACGAAGCGTTGACGATCCAAAGCCGTTTCTTTAAACGTTTAGCCGCCAACGATACTCCCTCACTTTCTGATGTAAAGGATTTAAGTGCAAATATAATCGAGTCAGTATTCAACATGCCAAACGGCCTGAGTTGTTTAACTTTGCTGAATAAGTCAGGAAAATACTTGCTGGAACATTCTTTGAATTGTTCGATTTTGTTGACAATGTTCGCAAAGTACAGAGATATGGGTCGGCAAGCAATTGAAGAGTTAAGTTTAGCCGGTTTGTTAATGGACGTTGGTATGACAAATATGCCAAAAGACATTACCCAATCTGCTGGAAAGCTCACACCGCAACAAAAAGAAATTATTACGACTCATGTAGACATTGGTCTCGACTTAGTGGACCGCTGTGGTGATGTTGCAGCATCAGTACAAGATATTATCTTTAACCATCACGAACGAATTGATGGTTCCGGCTATCCCGATGCACAAACTGATCATGATGTCAGCGAATATGCCAGAATGGCGGGGATTGTTGATAGCTACGACGCAATGATTAATGATCGGCCGTTCAGAAAAGCGGTAACCCCTTCCAGAGCACTGGTTAAACTGCTAAGCGATGAAAGCTACGATCAAGTATTGGTTGCTCAATTCATTAAGTGTTTGGGCGTCCACCCAGTAGGCTCACTTGTAAAACTCGACAATGATAGATTGGCAATAATAATGCGGGGCAATAAAGAAACCCCAATGAAGCCTATAGTCGCGGCTTTTTATAACTTAAAAACAGCTAGCTATTCAGAAGTAAAAAAACTCGATTTAAGTCAAGTGAATGTAAAAATTATCAGTGCCGTTCGCCCCGAAGAGTTTGGACTAAATTTGACCAAGTTTTTAAAAGAAATTTTAATCACCGCACTTTAG
- a CDS encoding general secretion pathway protein GspB produces the protein MTQKISVDQLKAGMVIIKVTAQNGPVKIKKSGLVSSSDMVKALAEMGVQEVEIDPDMTVEVKKPKIAKSKTQQLVEDTSTVTQNIDQGISEQFNRSLFLPSVQELPEAWQYYGKKSLIASVVVAGGFCVGLVLANLTTVTQLIHQSTDTVQTAAPLPNGSITEDELEEQQDSQVTEKQTNIEPSDMVDVKPEQPIIEQPKTPPSNQKQDSNENVSVDETAQLLAEQQAEQEQTNADEQNNIPPELLQRFRNALASIGDETPVDPTDDAQPIRDVPAVNELPAWVLTELPSMAFSAHMYVSAPEERWVRVNGKRVVEGQEIEDGLVLIGIEPQHVIMTFKGQEFSMDALSDW, from the coding sequence ATGACCCAAAAGATCAGTGTAGACCAACTCAAAGCCGGTATGGTAATCATCAAAGTTACCGCCCAAAACGGACCAGTTAAGATAAAAAAATCAGGGCTTGTGAGCAGCTCTGATATGGTAAAGGCGCTAGCTGAAATGGGCGTGCAGGAAGTTGAAATTGATCCTGACATGACAGTGGAGGTTAAAAAGCCGAAAATTGCCAAATCAAAAACCCAGCAATTGGTTGAAGATACCAGCACGGTTACCCAGAATATTGACCAAGGCATATCAGAGCAGTTTAATCGCAGTTTATTTTTGCCTTCAGTGCAAGAGTTACCAGAAGCATGGCAATACTATGGTAAAAAATCGTTAATCGCATCAGTGGTAGTAGCAGGCGGATTTTGTGTTGGTTTAGTGTTAGCAAATTTGACGACAGTTACGCAGTTAATTCATCAGTCGACTGACACCGTGCAAACGGCAGCACCGCTTCCTAACGGTAGCATCACCGAAGACGAACTTGAAGAGCAACAAGACTCACAAGTTACTGAAAAACAAACCAATATTGAACCAAGTGATATGGTTGACGTTAAACCGGAACAGCCTATTATCGAGCAGCCTAAAACACCACCGTCAAATCAAAAGCAAGATAGCAATGAAAATGTCTCGGTTGACGAAACGGCGCAATTATTAGCAGAGCAACAAGCTGAACAAGAACAAACAAACGCAGACGAACAAAATAATATTCCACCAGAATTATTACAGCGCTTCCGAAATGCGTTGGCTTCCATTGGCGATGAAACACCGGTTGATCCAACGGATGATGCACAACCGATAAGAGATGTTCCGGCAGTCAATGAACTTCCTGCGTGGGTACTAACAGAACTGCCCAGTATGGCATTCTCTGCTCACATGTATGTTTCTGCCCCAGAAGAACGATGGGTTAGGGTGAACGGCAAAAGGGTAGTAGAAGGGCAGGAAATTGAGGATGGGCTGGTTTTAATAGGAATCGAGCCACAACACGTGATTATGACGTTTAAAGGACAAGAGTTTAGTATGGATGCGCTGTCTGACTGGTAA
- the leuC gene encoding 3-isopropylmalate dehydratase large subunit yields the protein MAKSLYDKIWESHVVDQLGDDTLIYIDRHLIHEVTSPQAFAGLNDKGRKVRCPHKTFATMDHSISTRSLAIDACGPENQLQLQTLANNCKEHGIELFPVGHQKQGIVHVIGPELGLILPGMTVVCGDSHTATHGAFGALAFGIGTSQVEHVFATQTLKQTKAKSMLINVDGKLPLGITAKDIILAIIGTISHAGATGYVIEYAGEAIRGLTMEERMTVCNMTIEAGAKAGFIAPDETTFEYIKGREYAPSGEAWDNAVAYWKTLHSDDGAHFDKVVELQAKDIAPQITWGTNPGQVTGVTNTIPTPQDFSDPIERESAIKALAYMDLKAGTKLTDVSVNNVFIGSCTNSRIEDLRAAAAIAQKGKVVDGVTAIVVPGSVTVKQQAEEENLDQIFIDAGFEWRLPGCSMCLGMNDDILKAGDRCASTSNRNFEGRQGRGARTHLVSPAMAAAAAITGHFIDVRDL from the coding sequence ATGGCAAAATCATTATACGACAAAATCTGGGAATCCCATGTTGTCGACCAATTGGGTGACGATACTCTTATTTATATCGATCGTCACTTAATCCATGAGGTGACCTCTCCTCAGGCATTTGCAGGATTAAATGACAAGGGACGTAAAGTTAGATGTCCCCATAAAACCTTCGCGACTATGGATCACAGTATTTCTACTCGCTCATTAGCCATTGATGCTTGTGGACCAGAAAATCAATTACAGCTACAAACCTTAGCCAATAACTGTAAAGAACATGGCATTGAATTATTCCCTGTAGGCCATCAAAAACAAGGTATAGTCCATGTTATTGGACCTGAGCTTGGCTTAATTCTACCCGGAATGACGGTGGTTTGTGGTGATTCACATACTGCAACTCATGGCGCTTTCGGGGCCCTTGCTTTTGGTATTGGTACCTCGCAAGTTGAACACGTATTTGCAACCCAAACATTAAAACAAACCAAAGCTAAAAGTATGTTAATTAATGTTGATGGCAAACTTCCCCTTGGCATCACAGCAAAAGATATCATCTTAGCGATTATTGGTACTATTAGTCATGCAGGCGCAACCGGTTACGTTATTGAATATGCAGGTGAAGCAATTCGTGGTTTGACCATGGAAGAGCGCATGACAGTATGTAACATGACCATTGAAGCGGGTGCAAAAGCAGGCTTTATCGCGCCTGATGAAACCACCTTTGAATATATTAAAGGTCGCGAATATGCGCCATCTGGCGAAGCTTGGGATAATGCAGTCGCATATTGGAAAACCCTGCATTCTGATGATGGTGCGCATTTTGACAAAGTAGTTGAATTGCAAGCCAAAGACATTGCACCACAAATTACTTGGGGAACGAACCCTGGCCAAGTAACGGGTGTAACCAACACGATTCCAACACCGCAAGATTTCAGCGATCCTATTGAGCGTGAATCAGCCATTAAAGCACTTGCTTATATGGACTTAAAAGCAGGTACAAAACTAACTGATGTTTCGGTTAATAATGTCTTTATTGGCTCTTGTACTAATAGCCGAATCGAAGATTTAAGAGCTGCGGCGGCAATTGCTCAAAAAGGTAAGGTAGTAGACGGTGTTACAGCCATTGTGGTGCCTGGTTCAGTGACCGTAAAACAGCAAGCTGAAGAAGAAAACCTCGATCAGATTTTCATTGATGCTGGTTTTGAATGGCGGTTACCAGGTTGTTCAATGTGTTTGGGTATGAATGACGATATTCTGAAAGCCGGTGATAGATGTGCATCAACGAGTAATCGAAATTTCGAAGGTCGCCAAGGCCGAGGTGCCAGAACCCACCTAGTTTCTCCAGCAATGGCAGCAGCGGCTGCGATCACTGGCCACTTCATTGATGTACGAGATTTGTAG
- the srmB gene encoding ATP-dependent RNA helicase SrmB, producing MFEELDLDEKLCQAVADMGYTSPTSIQSLVIPPAMEGQDILANAPTGTGKTAAFLLPACQFLLDFPRQQPGSCRILILTPTRELALQVYEQALQITKYTDLECGVITGGINYGTDRETLEKNLDILVATPGRLFEHIEKESFDCRDIESLVLDEADRMLDMGFSAIVNQIASEARWRKQSMLFSATLEGAGIERFAKDLLTNPVSLEATPSRKEHAKILQWIHLADDPAHKYNLLKSILANQIQSAVVFVKTRDRLNQLKQMLERDGFTISWLQGEMPQDKRNSALKRFKDGEINILLATDVASRGIDVDNISHVINYDLPRTADIYVHRIGRTGRAGKKGTAISIAEAHEMGIIAKIERYTQQRFKRRVIEELRPKNKEAKAPVKKKKPKSEKKKIKRPKKKK from the coding sequence ATGTTTGAAGAATTAGATCTTGACGAAAAATTATGTCAAGCAGTTGCCGATATGGGGTACACATCCCCAACCAGTATTCAATCTTTGGTGATACCTCCCGCCATGGAAGGACAAGACATTTTAGCCAATGCACCAACAGGTACAGGTAAGACAGCAGCATTTTTGTTGCCCGCATGTCAGTTCCTACTGGACTTTCCGCGCCAACAACCAGGCTCATGCCGAATTCTAATATTGACTCCTACCCGTGAGCTGGCGTTGCAAGTTTATGAGCAAGCGCTGCAAATCACAAAATATACGGATTTAGAGTGTGGGGTGATTACAGGTGGTATTAATTATGGAACAGATCGTGAAACCCTAGAGAAAAACCTAGACATTTTAGTGGCGACACCAGGTCGATTGTTCGAACATATTGAAAAAGAAAGCTTCGATTGTCGAGATATTGAAAGCTTAGTGTTAGATGAAGCAGATCGCATGTTAGATATGGGCTTTTCTGCGATAGTGAATCAGATTGCATCTGAGGCCCGCTGGCGCAAGCAATCAATGTTGTTTTCGGCAACCCTTGAAGGCGCTGGAATTGAACGATTCGCCAAAGATCTGTTAACCAACCCAGTATCGCTAGAAGCCACGCCAAGTCGCAAGGAACACGCAAAGATCCTGCAATGGATTCATTTAGCAGACGATCCCGCGCATAAATATAATCTGCTTAAAAGTATTCTTGCTAACCAAATTCAGTCTGCGGTGGTATTTGTAAAAACTCGAGATAGACTCAACCAGCTTAAACAAATGCTCGAAAGAGATGGATTTACAATCTCTTGGTTACAAGGTGAGATGCCACAGGACAAACGCAATAGCGCATTAAAACGTTTCAAAGACGGTGAGATAAACATATTGCTGGCCACCGACGTTGCTTCACGAGGTATTGATGTAGATAACATAAGCCATGTGATTAATTACGATTTACCCAGAACCGCTGATATTTATGTACATCGAATTGGTAGGACAGGCAGAGCTGGCAAAAAAGGGACTGCGATATCGATTGCTGAAGCCCACGAAATGGGAATCATTGCAAAAATCGAACGCTATACTCAACAACGTTTTAAACGTCGTGTTATTGAAGAATTGCGACCTAAAAATAAAGAAGCCAAAGCGCCAGTCAAAAAGAAGAAACCTAAATCTGAGAAAAAGAAAATTAAGCGGCCTAAGAAAAAGAAATAA
- a CDS encoding AAA family ATPase: protein MYLNYFGLSDNPFSIAPNPDYLYMSPRHKEALAHLIFGLRESGGFVMLTGEVGTGKTTVSRKLLQQLPDNTQVAMILNPTLSAIELLASICDELKIRYLKKQASLKYFTDKILTKLTTNHSHGINTVLIVDEAQHLLPEVLEQLRLLTNLETNREKLLKVVLIGQPELQQLLKRNELRQLAQRITARYHLLPLSSIEVKNYISHRLSVAGGHERIFSKPTLQAIYQITGGIPRVINLLCDRALTLSFTKQHAIVRRHIFIAAARQILGDDVVKQRQGKQWTLILAACFLAAASVGYMVGG from the coding sequence ATGTACCTGAATTATTTTGGATTATCCGATAACCCTTTTTCAATAGCGCCTAACCCTGATTATCTTTATATGAGTCCTCGCCATAAAGAAGCGCTCGCTCATTTAATTTTTGGTTTACGTGAAAGTGGCGGCTTTGTGATGCTCACCGGTGAGGTAGGTACGGGGAAAACCACTGTCTCGCGAAAATTATTGCAACAATTACCCGACAATACCCAAGTGGCAATGATTCTCAATCCAACGCTCTCTGCAATCGAGTTATTGGCAAGTATTTGTGATGAATTAAAAATTCGTTACCTTAAAAAGCAAGCAAGCCTTAAATACTTCACCGATAAAATACTAACTAAACTCACAACAAATCATTCACACGGCATTAATACAGTGCTTATTGTTGATGAGGCGCAACATCTTTTACCTGAAGTATTAGAGCAACTGCGGCTGTTAACCAATTTAGAAACAAATCGGGAAAAACTTTTAAAAGTGGTATTGATAGGTCAACCTGAATTACAGCAATTATTAAAACGTAATGAACTGAGACAGTTAGCACAACGTATAACGGCCAGATACCATTTACTGCCTTTATCCTCAATAGAAGTCAAAAATTACATTTCCCATCGTCTGTCTGTGGCTGGCGGACACGAACGTATTTTCAGCAAACCCACTTTGCAAGCCATTTATCAGATAACCGGCGGCATTCCACGGGTGATTAACTTGCTTTGCGACCGCGCTTTAACGTTGTCTTTTACTAAACAACATGCAATTGTTCGTCGCCATATTTTTATTGCAGCAGCGAGACAAATACTTGGCGATGATGTGGTAAAACAGCGGCAAGGAAAACAATGGACCTTGATATTGGCCGCATGCTTCCTCGCCGCTGCGTCTGTCGGCTATATGGTAGGAGGCTAA
- the leuD gene encoding 3-isopropylmalate dehydratase small subunit, giving the protein MTGFTTHLGTAAPLDQANVDTDQIIPKQFLTGVTRTGYGKHLFHDWRYLDLHEQEVNPDFALTKPEYQGASILLARENFGCGSSREHAPWALADFGYSVIIATSFADIFYGNCINNQLLPITLSSSEMDNLFSIVKDNPETQIFIDLPNQTVKVAEQEYHFDIPEHHKNNLIKGLDAIGQTLELDDKILDYENNAFAWLR; this is encoded by the coding sequence ATGACAGGATTCACAACCCATTTGGGTACAGCAGCACCACTTGACCAAGCCAATGTGGATACAGACCAGATCATTCCAAAGCAATTCTTAACCGGAGTGACTCGCACAGGTTACGGTAAACACCTATTCCACGATTGGCGCTATTTAGATTTGCACGAACAAGAAGTTAACCCTGACTTTGCTCTCACTAAACCTGAGTATCAGGGTGCTAGCATTCTTTTAGCTCGTGAAAACTTTGGCTGCGGTTCAAGTCGCGAACATGCACCTTGGGCACTTGCCGATTTTGGTTATAGCGTAATTATTGCCACCAGTTTTGCAGATATTTTTTATGGCAACTGTATTAATAATCAACTATTACCAATCACCCTTAGCAGCTCAGAAATGGATAATTTGTTCAGCATTGTAAAAGATAACCCTGAGACACAAATTTTCATTGATTTACCCAATCAAACTGTAAAAGTTGCTGAACAGGAGTATCACTTTGATATACCTGAGCATCATAAAAACAACTTGATTAAAGGGCTTGATGCGATTGGTCAAACGCTGGAATTAGATGACAAAATATTGGATTACGAAAACAACGCATTTGCTTGGTTAAGATAA
- the leuB gene encoding 3-isopropylmalate dehydrogenase gives MSNYEIAVLPGDGIGPEIMAEARKVLSAVEKTCGLSFTLNEYDVGGLAIDNHGQALPEYTLKGCEQADAILFGSIGGPKWDSLPLEQRPERAALLALRGHFDLFSNLRPAKIYPGLEALSPLRADIAASGFDVLVIRELTSGIYFGQPKGLEGEGEEQFAYDTMRYSKREIRRIAKSAFEAAMKRGKKVTSVDKANVLVCSRLWREVTEEVAKDYPEVTLEHIYIDNATMQLLRYPNEFDVMLCSNLFGDIISDECAMITGSMGLLPSASVNESGFGMFEPAGGSAPDIAGKGIANPIAQILSASMMLRYSLNQTKAADQIDDAVRKALAEGVLTGELLPPEKRHLANTTSQVGDVICQHILSSVQIN, from the coding sequence ATGTCTAATTATGAAATTGCCGTATTACCAGGAGACGGTATAGGTCCGGAAATAATGGCTGAGGCTAGAAAAGTACTCAGTGCAGTTGAAAAAACCTGTGGGTTGTCATTCACTCTGAACGAATATGATGTAGGTGGCTTAGCCATCGATAATCACGGGCAGGCGCTACCAGAATACACGCTAAAAGGATGCGAACAAGCAGATGCTATTTTGTTTGGTTCGATTGGTGGCCCTAAGTGGGACAGTTTACCTCTAGAGCAACGCCCAGAAAGAGCCGCGCTGCTGGCGTTACGTGGTCATTTTGATTTATTTAGTAATTTACGACCTGCAAAAATTTACCCTGGTTTAGAAGCCTTATCTCCACTTCGCGCTGATATTGCGGCAAGCGGCTTTGATGTTTTAGTTATCAGAGAACTTACTAGTGGCATTTATTTTGGCCAACCTAAAGGCTTAGAAGGCGAAGGTGAAGAACAGTTTGCGTACGACACCATGCGTTATTCAAAGCGAGAAATTCGTCGTATTGCCAAAAGCGCCTTTGAAGCTGCAATGAAACGCGGTAAAAAAGTCACCTCAGTTGATAAAGCAAATGTATTAGTGTGCTCACGATTATGGCGTGAAGTTACTGAGGAAGTCGCAAAAGATTATCCAGAAGTAACCTTAGAACATATATATATCGATAACGCGACTATGCAGTTGCTTCGTTACCCCAACGAGTTCGACGTAATGCTTTGCTCTAACTTGTTTGGCGACATTATATCTGATGAATGCGCAATGATTACGGGCTCTATGGGTTTATTACCATCGGCAAGTGTGAATGAAAGCGGATTTGGTATGTTCGAACCAGCCGGGGGCTCAGCGCCGGATATAGCGGGCAAAGGCATCGCCAATCCAATTGCCCAAATCTTATCTGCTTCAATGATGCTACGTTACAGCTTAAATCAAACAAAAGCAGCAGACCAAATTGATGATGCGGTACGTAAAGCATTAGCTGAAGGTGTATTGACTGGGGAATTACTTCCACCAGAAAAACGTCATCTTGCTAACACTACGTCGCAAGTGGGTGATGTAATTTGTCAGCACATATTATCTTCCGTACAAATTAACTAG